Part of the Cervus elaphus chromosome 18, mCerEla1.1, whole genome shotgun sequence genome is shown below.
CGAGTGCTTCTGATGCAGCAAGTCCAGGTGGGGCGAAGATATGCTTGTCCACAAGTCCCACACCCAGGAGGCCCGCTCTGAAGTAGCCCTACAGGGTGTCTGAATGGGCCTCTGAGCCTTCACTGACTCAGGTCTGCCCCCTCCTGGTGAAGGGTGAGAGATACGGGAAagctaagagcatgaaaagcgtTTTCTTCAGCTGCACCTACGTTGTAGAAGCatgttacatttaatttttaaaagatgacttcTTGAGGCCAAGGGAGTACCATTCACCAGTAGTATTATGGAATAATACTTTACCGTGGTATTTTTCTAAACTTACTTGGAATTGTTGAATCACATTTCCGTATGGATCAGACTTGATCAAAATGGTAAGATTTTGAAAAGATGGTCATTTATCAATGACCATCAAGTCTGTGCCTCCTTCTGTCCTTCAAGGAAATGGCAGTGAGTCGGAAGAAGACCACAGCATGGGGAGCACGGAGAACCAGGCTCTCCCCAGCACGCATCGGGTGCCCGACTCCAAATTCCACCCCGTCCACACCAAGATGGATGTCATCAAGAAAGGTCATGCCAAGGACAGCCAGCGCTACAAGGTTGACTATGAGTCTCAGAGCACAGACACCCAGAACTTCTCCTCCGAGTCCAAGCGTGAGACAGAATACGTGAGAGCTTTTCCTCTTGCTGATGGGGGGCTGGGGCCACCTGGCCTGGGTATCCAGAGGTCACAGGGTCACCACTGACTCAAGAGCCCAGCAGTTACTCCAGTGGTCCTTCTGATGTGCCATGCAGCTGGGAGCCCCTCCTTACAGAAGGGATGCTGACCCTCCCCTGTGGCAGAGAGCCCATGAGAATCAGTGTACTGTCCTCCAGGCCTCTGCTGGCAGAGCGGTGTTCTCCCAAAGCTGGCCTGTTTTTGTTCACTTGGCCTCTGAGTGTCCTGGCGTGTGTGTCCCTGTCCCAGTCCTGTAGCTTGCCCTGGGGAATCATGAGAAAGACAGGGGGCTGTGGTTGGCATCTGCACAGGGACGGTGACAACTAAATCAGACAAAAGATGCTCGAGAAGCATGTGGTCGGTTCCCTGGGTGTTACGGGATTTTATCAGACACAGAGTTCCCAGGTAACCCATGCCTCCTCCCCAGGGGCCCTGCCGCCGGGAAATGGAGGACACGCTGAACCACCTCAAGTTCCTGAACATGCTCAGCCCCAGGGGCATCCACATCCCCAACTGCGACAAGAAGGGCTTCTACAAGAAAAAGCAGGTGAGCACCATCCAAGCAGCttgctcctctccctcctccgctGATACGGATGAGGGAACAGGCTTCCACCCGAGTCCTCTGGCTGCAGCCCCTGCTCCCGCCCCTGTCCCCCCCACCACACCCAAGACCTCTGAGGGGCTTCACATGAATTCTCAACCCTGGTGTCTTCTCACCATCCGTGTCTCCTTCCCAACCTGCAGAGCAGTGTAAGGCCTCCCAGGACCCCTTTACTAGCCATGGAGGGACCAGGACATGTTAGCATTACACCATGGAGCGACATTTTTTATCAGCAATTGTAGAGAATTCCCAAGAAGCCTGATGTGATGTCCTATGGCAGGAAGCTTCTTCTGAGACCCCATGTCGGACCCTTGTACACCCATGCCTTCCTGATGGTGCCCGGCTGTACGGGATCAGGCACATGGGAGATGTGCTCATTTGAAGGCATAGGGAGTGTACCTGTGTAGATTTCAGATCATGTTCTAACAGCGTCTCAACTGACTTTTTAGTGGGACAGCTCTTAACCACAGTACCTACAGAATTAATCACAGAACAGCACGGCCGTGTTCAAAGTGCTGGTGGTAGTGGCCTCGATCAGAGGGCCCATCCTATTCAGTGATCACTGAACAGGCCTCTGTGGcctttttgtatatttctattAATCACTCATTCAGCAGACTTATCCTGAGAAGGTACCACATACACAGCTCAGGGCGTCCTCTGAAAGACCCACATGTGACAGGCACAGGGCAGATGGGGCATTGTCATGCCTCCCCCATTCAGCAGATAGACTTTGCAGGGCCAACAGGGTCTAGTGTCCACCCCTGCAAGACCCTGAGGGACACAAAACCACCAGGCCCCCTCATTTTGGGAGGCACTCATATCCACCCATCACGCCCCCAGACACACGCTGTGCACACAAGGCCTTGATCAGTTGTGCTTTCTGAGGGTAGCAGAGACCATGCTAGGAAACCATCCTGAGGGCTGAGCACCTGCCCCGTTGATAGGACCCCCCAAGGCGGGGCCTCCCCAGGTCTCACTTAATCTGTGCTCTGCCCACAGTGCCGCCCTTCCAAGGGCAGGAAGCGGGGTTTCTGCTGGTGTGTGGACAAGTACGGGCAGCCCCTCCCAGGCTTCGACGTGAAGGGGAAAGGGGACGTGCACTGCTACAGCATGGACAGCAAGTAGACTGTGGCCACGTGAGTCCTGGGGACTGGCAGGGACCCACAGGGGCACAGGTTGGGGGGGACACCTATAGATCCCAGGGATCCACAGGGGCACAGGTGGGAGGGGACACCTGTAGATCCCAGGGATCCACAGGGGCACAGGTGGGAGGGGACACCTGTAGATCCCAGGGATCCACAGGGGCACAGGTGGGAGGGGACACCTGTAGATCCCAGGGATCCACAGGGGCCCTGGTGGGAGGGGACACCTGTAGATCCCAGGGATCCACAGGGGCCCTGGTGGGAGGGGACACCTTTAGATCCCAGGGATCCACAGGGGCCCTGGTGGGAGGGGACACCTGTAGATCCCAGGGATCCACAGCGGCACAGGTGGGAGGGGACACCGTAGATCCCAGGGACCCACAGGGGCACAGGTGGGAGGGAACACCGTAGATCCCAGGGGCTGGTGACCCAGAAGCTGCACTGGCCTGGTGGACAGTCCCACACACAAGACAGAGCCCTCACTCTGCCCAGACAAGAGCAGGAAAGAGGGTCTGTGGCCAGGTTGTCTGAGAGACACCTCGCATGCATGCtgccactaggctcttctgtccatggaattttccaggcaagaatactggaatgagttgccatttccttctccagggaatcttcctaacccagggatcgaacccacatcagttgcatttcctgcattgcaggtggattctttaccactgcgccacctgggaagagacactttgcttcattttaaagaacttaaaacCCTTAAATCTTCTTACACATGCAGTGTAAGATTTCCAGAGTTAAGCTTTTCCCCCATGAGCCTCATGGTTCATTTAATTTCACATGTAAATTGTTTTCATCCAAAAGAACTTGTTGAAAGAATGAGTTTCTAAAGatggtagcattttttttttctggtaaaatACATTACGGCTATCCCGAGTCAATGACTAGTAtcattttaatataaagtttACATAAATCTAATatgaatggagaagggaatggcaacccactccagtattcttgcctgagaaaccccatggatggaagagcctggaaggctatattccatggagtcgcaagagttggacatgacttagtgaccaaaccagCAGCACCACCAAACATAAAATTGACCTTGTCCTCGTTATACTTTGTTTGGTGACACTCTTAAGAGCCACAGAAAAATCAGATCAATAAGATGAAAGTATATCTGATTGTAGTATAAAATACCAATTTTAATGAAAGATCTTATCAAAGATTAGATGGTATCACTTAAAGCCCATGAGTCATACTTAACACTGCACCATCATAGAACAAAGCAACAGGTACCAGCCCCAGGTCTTAGCAAGGATGGAAACAATGAACATGTTTTTGGTTTAACTTTCTGTTGAACTTTTGTTTTCAGGCTTTATGAAAGGTATTTCCTTTGTGAACTAGTGACTGGTTTTGACTTGTGATTTCCTGGATTTTTGAGCAAGCTCATTGATAAATGAatcattttctaaaaacaaaaaatctaatatgaaaatgaaatttcaaaccatcgtgtgaaagaatgaaatcatatttcactttgttttcttttcataacTGAGAGCtatttggagaaaaatatttcatggtcTCAAGACAAATTTaagtaaacagaagaaaatgtcatttttagtGATCAGTTCTGTTTCcttgcaagttaaaaaaaaaataattgtaattttaGGGCAACTATGTTAGTGGACACCGTGGGCGTCTCATGGAGTTCTCTGCTTCATTAAAAAGTGCAGGGTGAGCCCCTACCCTGCCAAATGTGTGGGTGTCATGCCTGATTATCCCAGGGTGGGCATTGAGCCCTTTTGATTTGGGGGAGATTTATTTCaacacattcttttttctttctgttttagttAATGTGGAGCTCAAATATGCCTTATTTTGCACAAAAGACTGCCAAGGACATGATCAGCAGCTGGCTACAGCCTcgacttctatttctttttgtggtgaattgattttttttttttttaaaccaaagtttAGAAAGAGATGTTTGAAATGCCTAGTTTTCTTCCACATGGTGAACCTGGCATCTTTCCAGTAGTCAGTGAAATGCAGTTTGATTTTTCTCGTTGCTTCCTATAAAAATACTTGTAAGCGCAAACTCGGTGCAGCCGTAGCTCACACTGCCCTGGGACCCTCCCCACCTCTCACCACAGCCAACCCTCCACTTCATGCCTTAGCAACAGCTGTTGCTCATGTAGACTCGCTTCATCCCCGCCTGTACGACGAGACAAGGCCTCATCAAGAAGAGGAACGCCCTGTCCTTAAATGCCTGCGCATCCCGACACACCCACCTGGGGCCAGGGTCCCTGGACCAAGAAGATACTTTGTATCTTCAAGGGACCTGCACTGCTTGGAAACAAGTGGAGAGAATCAAGTGGAatcttgtttgaaaaaaaaaaaatgaccaagaaTGTTCTAGGGCACTCTGGAAACCGACAAAGGCGGGGATTTCAGACCCTTGTCAGGCAGCTTTCTGAAGACACGGGCTTTGCTGAGGCCCCATGGGGCAAGGGGGCAGGGCGACAGCCAGAGGCATCACAAGTAATAGCCTGGCTCTCCAGATGACTGCGGAAAACAGTGTTTTCCCACTCAGCCATTCAAGGGCAAGTTTATTCTTGAGgataagctccttgaaggcaaaAAAGGTTTCTTTTCATCTCTCCCCTTTTGTCCTCCTTGGCACAGTATAAAAAATAATCATCCTATATAACCTGGAAGACGAGTGGCTTGCTGGGGAGCCGGTCAGGgacactgggagcacagagaatCACCCTTGCTTGGTTCACTTggacttcctccttttctttctaagTCACAAGTACACGCAGAGTACCCTCTTCCTGACTGTTCACAGTGTATACGTCATCGTGCAAGTATGATAGCACCTATACTAGATAATCCTAGATGAGTTGTAAGCGTTGCTAGAGAATATAAACACAGCCATGACCGAGGGAGGGGGCTCGTGCATGGGGCTCGGCCACTCTCCCAGGGGCGCCCTCCCAAGTCTGCAGGAGAGCGGGGAGGGGTCCCCGGCCACCCCCCGCAGCCTCTGGTTGGATCCACGCTGCACACAGCCCTCCTGGAGAACACAAAGGGATCTCAAAGATGTTCCGCCTACCTATtagctttcctttatttttttaattaagtttttgaggaaaaaaaagtatttttgaaaagtttgtcttgcaatgtatttataaatagtaaataaaatttttaccaTAAAGAAATTCCCCTTTCTCCAGTTTTTGTGTTACTAACAAACCAGAGGGCAGTGGTGTTCCAGCTGTAGTTGTAACTTTCCAACTTTCCCTGCTTGCGTCTCTGGCAAGAGAATCCAAGGAGCCACCCCAGGGCTTTGCTTGTACCCACGGGGGTGTTGGGTCATGTCTGCAGTGAGCCTCTGGTTCTGAGGCCAGATTGTTGACCTGAGTGACCACCTGACCCTCGTTGCCTTTAGATTGTATCGCCTGTTGTCCTGTCTGTCACCACTCCGGGCAGCCTTCATGGCTGAGCAGGAGAAGGCATGGAACACTCCGGAGGATTCAGCCGCACATCCTTTCCTGTGATCTGGTCAGCCAACCCCTCTCtggtctggagaagggagtggatgAGGCCAGAAACGGATAGAAACCCCAGGAGACACTGGGTGGGGTTCCACGGTCTCCGTCCCCTCTCTGCAGCCTTGGAACAGTTGACCCTTGTCACAGAGCCACTTCAGGCAAAGTTCTGAGCCTGTGACTTCTGGGCATCGAAGGATGAATTGCACATCAAGGAATCTCCTGTTTAGAACCGTAACTGATCTGTTAGTAGAACATGTAAGGTGGGCCCTTTATCACAGAGCTGCGTGTGCTGAGCAGAGAGCCCTGTAGGTGCTCTGGGGACCAGGGGTGTGGGAGGTGATCTGGGGGACCTGGGCAGGAACCAGGCAGGCCCTTTGGAGCCACTATGAGCTGTGAGCCGCCCAGGATGCTGACTCTATAAGCCCTCTGGGCTTGTCTTCCTGGAAGCTCCCAAATCACGGGCCCTTTCTTATCCTCATTCTCCACCTCCTTCCACACCTGTGGTCACCTTTTCTTGCAAATGCTCTCGTGCCATGTCCAGTAAGCACATGGATTGCACCCACCTGGTTCTGCCCCATACCTTCCCTTCCTCAGTCACCTAGGCAGACCTTCCACCCTCAGGCTTCAGCTTTCACCAGCCCTGAGTGCAGGTCCCCAGCCACCACCCCCAAGGGCACAAGGAAGTGAGTGATGGGGCTCTCCACTCACAGAGGTCAAGGCCAAGTGGTTGCTATGACAACCCCTTACCAGGATTCAACCAGGACATCAACACACTAGGAAAATCTCACTCACTGATGCTGACATGGGTGTCATGAAACAAGGTTTCTCTGATGAGGCAACCTGTCCAGAGTCATTTTCTCATGTCCAAACTTGAACCAACCATACTTGTACAGAAACGTAGCAGAAAGGCCTAATTGGAATGTGCCCAGagaccactgctgctgctgctaagtctcttcagccgtgtccgactctgtgcgaccccatagacggcagcccactaggctcccccgtctctgggattctccaggcaagaacactgcagtgggttgccatttccttctccaatgagtgaaagggaaaagttaaagtgaagttgctcagtcgtgtccgactcttagcgaccccatggactgcagcccaccaggctcctccctccacgggattttccaggcaagagtactagagtggggtgccattgccttctccccagagACCACTAGGACATTTTAAACTGAAATAACCTCTGTAGAAAGGAATATTATGCCACTACTAAAATGTTTTTGATGTTAAGACAGAAAGATGCTCGTGGTGAGGTAAAGGAAAAGTAGAATGCAAGTATATTATGTACACGCACGTACACACACAGCTGAATGGAGATACACCCAGATGGTAACCTGGTTATACTTTCTGTAGATGACgtccttattttatttctatttcattacaATTTCAACAGCTTCCACAGTGAACATgaatgaattccttttatttaccAAAGTATCCTGCTTGCGTCTGGGGAGGGGTGGCCCACTGCGCAGGAAGGCATCTGCTCCcaaagttgggggtggggtgtctGCCCCCGTGGCCGTCTCAGGATCCCACTCCCACAACCCCAGCCTAGCCACACCCCCAGTCTTGAAAATGGCCTGGCCTCCTTTCCTGGCCCCACATTCCACCAGTAGTGTTGTCCACATTTTCTGTCCTAGAACCATCTGTATGCAGAGAACAAAACACAGGATCACTGCTCTTGTAGAGAAACATAGTAAACAAGACAACATGAGTGGGCCATGCAGCTGGTGGGGTGTGAGTGCAGGGGAACACAGCAGGATGAATAAGGTCCAAGGCATCATTGCTGCTGTTTCCCCTTCCCTTTGTCACCAGCTTGGGTCCTTGGACTCCTTAATCAacagaaattgataagaggcctGATGAGAAATTCAGGTTGGGGCTCCTGCTGCAGCACCAGGGTATGAGAACAAGTAACAAGTGTCCTTGCTCCCTTCCTGAGATGGGTCAGAGTTGTGGGATGAGCCAGTTCCTTAAATGGAATAAGGTTAGGGGCCGATAGATGTGCTGGAGGGGTGGTTTAGGTAGTCCGGCCACCCCCTTGGTGTAAAGGGATCATGCGCAGTCCCCCACTTTTGCTCCCAGAACCTCAGAAATGGCAGCTGGGTTTTggcctttttgtatcttgttcagtcactcagtcatttctgactctttgcgaccccatggactgcagcacgccaggcttacctgtccttcaccatctcccagagcttgctcaaactcatgtccattgagtcgatgatgacatccaaccatctcatcctctgtcatccctttctcctgccttcaatctttcccagcttcagggtcttttccaatgagtcagctcttcgaatcaggtggccaaagtattgaagctttgcttcagcatcagtccgtccaattcaggactgatttcctttaggattgactggtttgacctccttccagtccaagggaccctccagtcttctccagcaccacagttcaaaggcatcaattcttcaacgctcaaccttctttatggtccaactctcacacccatacatgactactggaaaaaccatatctttgactagacaggcctttgttttcaaagtgatgtctctgctttttaatacgctaagtttgtcatagcttttcttccaaggagcaagtgtcttttaatgtcatggctgcagtcaccatacgcagtgatttggagcccaggaaaataaaatctgtccctgtttccattttttcccatctatttgccatggggcgatggaactggatgtcatgatcttagttttttgaaatgttgaaatttaagccagctttttcactctcctctttcaccttcatcaagagactctttagttcctctttgctttctgccattagtgtgatatcatcttcatatctgaggttattgatatttcccccagcaatcttggttccagcttgtgattcatctttaatttcttttaaaactattttgcaGTTTTCAGAATACAAATTTTGTATTTCTTGTTAAATATactactaagtattttattcttgttgACACTGTTGTGAgtgaaattttcttaatttcattttttgattgttacaaccaattaatttttatatattgattctatatcatttattagttctaataatcTTTTAATGGATTCCTTAGAATTTTTTAtgtataagatcatgtcatcttcagcatactaacacatatatatggaatttagaaagatggtaatgataaccctatatgcaaaacagaaaaagagacacagaagtacagaacagacttttgaactctgtgggagaaggtgagggtgggatgtttcgaaagaccagcatgtatattatctatagtgaataTATCTATATTCACTATAGTATAATATCTATAGTGAAtagatgggatgcatgagacaagtgctccggcctggtgcactgggaagacccagaggaatcgggtggagagggaggtgggaggggggatcgggatggggactacatgtaactccatggctgattcatgtcaatgtatgacaaaacccactgaaatgttgtgaagtaattagcctccaactaataaaaaaaaaaaaaaaaaatcatgtcatcttcaaacagaTATAGCTTTACTTCTTCCTATTTCTAGATGCcttacatttctttctcttgcctaaCTTACCTGACTAGCACCTCCAGCCCAATGTAAGCAAAGTCATGAGAGCAGACAtgcttgtcttgtttctgattttaggggaaaagcATATAGACTTTCACCATTAACTATGTCAGCTGTGGTGTTTTCCAAGTTGCCTTTTGTCCACTTGAAGAAGTTTCCTTCTGTTCCTAGTTTGTcgagtgtttttatcatgaaaggatgttggatattatcaaatactttttctgagCCTATTGAgataatctgtgggttttttttattttatttgtatggtttattacattaattgattttagGATGTTAAAACAACCATGTCTTCCTGaggtaaatcccacttgattatggtgAATGATTATTCTAACATGTTGCTGGActtagtttgctagtattttgctgagaatttttgtgCCCATAGTCACAGGAGATTTGGGgtggtagttttcttttctcGTGATGTCTTTGGTGTGGAATCAAGGTAAAACTTCTGTGAATGTAGGCTCATAAAATGAATTGATACGTGTTCTCCCATCTTCTaaattttggaagagtttgtaaAGAATTTGtactctttaaatgtttggtagaattcctcaAAGAAGCCATCTGGGTCTGGGCTTTTATTAATGggcagttttttcttttcctaattcaATCATTTCACTTGTTACAGGTCTAATCAGATAGTCTAATTCCTGTGTCAGTTTTGGTAGTTCCTGTGTTtctaaaatgtttccatttcatCTCAGTAATCCAATTTGTTAGTGCacagttgttcatagtattcctttataatcctttttatttttgtaaaatcagTGGTAAGGccacctctttcatttctgattctaCTTATTGGAGTCTTTTTTCTTGGTCAGAAGAGCTAAAGATTTGTCAATCATGtagatcttttcaaagaacaagttTTTATCTCACTGATTTTTCTCAATTgattttctattctctatttattcatttatttccctctaatctttattatttccttgctTCTGCTTGATTTAGATTtggtttcactttccttttccagtgTCCTAaagttttttgagatttttttctcttaatagggGTATATACAGCTGTAAATTTCCTTTTGAGCAATGTTCTAGCTGCCTCAGATTTGAGGGAGTCCCAAGCTCAGGAAGGAGGGAAGCGTTATCCCAATTCAGACCCATAGAGTCAAAAGTATGAAAACCAGGGAGAGGTTCCATGTGTACCTTCCACCTCTGCCGGCTGTGAGGACTAAGAGCAGCAGCACTCCAGAACTGATGGAACCACAGAAACCATCCTGTTAACAATGCTGATGGCCTGGGTCAGACATGGAAGAGTTTCCAAACGCATCTGGGGCAGAGGTCCTTCTGTCCCGCCAAGGAGCTGTCCCCAGAGCCAATGCCCCCAGACACCTGTGTGCATCCATGGGACTTGCTGTTGTGACCATGTTCTCCACACATGGGGGCACAGGGGAGCTGCCGAGAGGCTGCTGGAGAATCAGGTGGacacaacaacaagaaaacatgCGGTAGGAGCACTGAAATCATGAAGGACCCTTTACTCACATTCCctcacaaatgtccatcaactcctGATTCGTTTGAGAGAAACTGGAGCTAGAGATATCAGACAGAGTGGCCAGTTATGCCTGATCCATGAGAGCATGTTCAAAAGCCTTGGGACTGGACAGGGCTGGGCCCCACATCTAAGACAATGTTGATACTTGTATAGTTTAACTGATACTTTCGATTAACCACCTAAACAAGGTGGATGAAAGCCCCCAATTTCGGTTGAGATGAGGACCTCTATAGGCACTGCTGTGATGGTACCTTCAAGTTTGGAGTTGAGTCCTTTTAGTTTTGCCCAGAAGATACCTCCCGCATGTCATGGGAAGGGAAGTCCACCTtcccccagctctgctcctgaGTCAGGCCCTCAAGCTGGGTCCTACAGGGGTCTCAGGAGGGCTGAAGCACTGAGAATGCTCCCATTGCCATCGTGGGATTATGGTGACCACGATGCTGTCCACTTTTACCAGGGTGGGATGAGGCTATGGTTGACTCACATCAGACTGACTGGTACATTTTAAATGATGAGTCTGAGAGCTGAGTTCACAGGGagccctggggcccaggcagagGGAGGGTGGCAGACATGGGGTCAGAGAGTGAAGGGGCAGACCCAAGATGGGGAGCCCAGACAAGGTAGGGACCTGGTGGGATCCAATAGGAGGGATGAGATGCCCATCCAGGGGAGACAAGGAAGGAGCAGTCAGCAGGGCAGGCAGGAATGAGGAAGGGGCAGTGTCA
Proteins encoded:
- the IGFBP3 gene encoding insulin-like growth factor-binding protein 3 is translated as MLRARPALWAAALTALALLRGPPAARAGAGTMGTGPVVRCEPCDAHALAQCAPPPPSPPCAELVREPGCGCCLTCALREGQPCGVYTERCGSGLRCQPPPGDPRPLQALLDGRGLCANASAVGRLRPYLLPAPPAPGNGSESEEDHSMGSTENQALPSTHRVPDSKFHPVHTKMDVIKKGHAKDSQRYKVDYESQSTDTQNFSSESKRETEYGPCRREMEDTLNHLKFLNMLSPRGIHIPNCDKKGFYKKKQCRPSKGRKRGFCWCVDKYGQPLPGFDVKGKGDVHCYSMDSK